The nucleotide window AATTGTCGAAGCTTCTTCTCGTATTTGTAACATTTTTCATACGGTAGATCATGAAGTGATTTATACAAGCGGAGCGAGTGAAGCAAATAATCTAGCGATTAAAGGAGTTGCATTAAAAAAACAAAATTTAGGAAAACATATTATAACGTCTCCTTATGAACATTCTTCTGTTGTAGCTTGCTTTAATTATTTATCAAAAAATGGGTTTGAAGTAGATGTAGTTAAAACGAATTCATTTGGACTTGTTGATTTTGAAAACCTTGCTTCACTTATAAGAGATGACACCATTCTTGTTTCCATTGGAATGGTTAACAGTGAAATTGGATTTAAACAACCGATTGAAGAAATTGGAGTATTCTTAAAAAAATATCCACAAATTACGTTTCATTCTGACATGACTCAAGCCATTGGCAAAATCAAAGTTGACATTACCAATGTTGATTTGATTTCGTTTTCAGCTCACAAATTTTATGGACTGAAAGGTGTTGGGGCTTTATTAAGAAAAAAGACTATCGAATTAGAGCCAGTTATCCATGGAGGAAGATCTACTACTAATGTAAGAAGTGGAACTCCTGCTACCCCTTTGTTGCTTTCGTTAGAAAAAGCTTTAAGTCTTGCATGCGATAGTATTGATTTAAATTATGAACATGTGAAAAGATTATCTGAGTATCTTATTAATGAATTATTACAAATTGAATCTGTGACAATTAATAGTAATAAATATAGTATCCCTCATATTTTAAATTTAAGTGTTGAAAAATTAGAAGCACATCAACTTCAAACTGCTTTAGCCAAAAAAGAGATTTATGTATCTACCCAATCTGCTTGCAACTCGAGTAATGCCTATTCTCATAGTGTCTTTCGTTTGACTGGAAGTGAATCAAGAGCGAAATCAAGTATCCGAATCTCTATTTCTTCTTTAACAACCTTAAATGAGATGAATCAACTAGTTGAAGCCATTAAAGAAGAGGTATCTAAATGAAAATTCTTCGCATTACAGCTTTGTGGTGCTCTAGTTGTTTGATTATGAAATCAAGATGGAAAGTTGTGTTTGAAACGTTTAATGAAATTGAATTGATTGATTA belongs to Bacillota bacterium and includes:
- a CDS encoding cysteine desulfurase; the protein is MIYLDYSATTPIHPEVLKYYVEISKKFFANPNSLHDLGQGANNKIVEASSRICNIFHTVDHEVIYTSGASEANNLAIKGVALKKQNLGKHIITSPYEHSSVVACFNYLSKNGFEVDVVKTNSFGLVDFENLASLIRDDTILVSIGMVNSEIGFKQPIEEIGVFLKKYPQITFHSDMTQAIGKIKVDITNVDLISFSAHKFYGLKGVGALLRKKTIELEPVIHGGRSTTNVRSGTPATPLLLSLEKALSLACDSIDLNYEHVKRLSEYLINELLQIESVTINSNKYSIPHILNLSVEKLEAHQLQTALAKKEIYVSTQSACNSSNAYSHSVFRLTGSESRAKSSIRISISSLTTLNEMNQLVEAIKEEVSK